Proteins from a single region of Apium graveolens cultivar Ventura chromosome 7, ASM990537v1, whole genome shotgun sequence:
- the LOC141671047 gene encoding aquaporin PIP2-7: protein MSKEVSEEGQVHHHGKDYVDPPPAPLLDMGELKLWSFYRALIAEFIATLLFLYITVATVIGHKKQTDPCGGVGLLGIAWAFGGMIFILVYCTAGISGGHINPAVTFGLFLARKVSLLRALAYMVAQCLGAICGVGLVKAFMKSEYNSLGGGANSVAPGYNKGTALGAEIIGTFVLVYTVFSATDPKRSARDSHVPVLAPLPIGFAVFMVHLATIPITGTGINPARSFGAAVIFNNEKIWDDHWIFWVGPFVGALAAAAYHQYILRAAAIKALGSFRSNPSN from the exons ATGTCTAAAGAAGTGAGTGAAGAAGGGCAAGTTCATCACCATGGAAAAGACTATGTGGACCCACCACCAGCTCCACTTCTTGACATGGGTGAGCTCAAGCTCTGGTCTTTCTACAGGGCTCTCATAGCTGAGTTCATAGCCACTCTCCTGTTTCTTTACATAACTGTAGCCACTGTCATTGGCCACAAGAAACAGACCGACCCATGTGGTGGCGTTGGGCTTCTTGGAATTGCTTGGGCTTTTGGTGGCATGATTTTCATTCTTGTGTACTGCACTGCTGGGATCTCTG GTGGTCACATTAACCCTGCCGTGACCTTTGGTTTGTTCTTAGCTAGAAAGGTCTCACTGCTAAGAGCCTTGGCTTACATGGTAGCACAGTGTTTGGGTGCTATTTGTGGCGTTGGGTTAGTGAAAGCTTTCATGAAGAGCGAGTACAACTCACTGGGTGGTGGAGCCAACTCGGTTGCACCTGGTTACAACAAGGGTACTGCTCTAGGTGCTGAAATAATTGGAACTTTTGTGCTGGTCTACACTGTGTTCTCTGCTACTGACCCAAAGCGAAGTGCTCGTGACTCTCACGTGCCT GTTCTGGCTCCTTTACCCATTGGATTTGCAGTTTTCATGGTTCATTTGGCCACTATTCCCATCACTGGTACTGGTATTAACCCTGCTAGGAGCTTTGGTGCTGCTGTTATTTTCAACAATGAGAAAATCTGGGATGACCAT TGGATCTTTTGGGTTGGACCATTTGTGGGAGCACTTGCAGCAGCTGCATACCATCAGTATATTTTGAGAGCTGCAGCTATTAAAGCTTTGGGATCTTTCCGTAGCAACCCTTCAAATTAA